The following are from one region of the Alicyclobacillus fastidiosus genome:
- the secG gene encoding preprotein translocase subunit SecG: MIFAIEIALVVLGALLILVILLQSGRSAGLSGVIAGGSNQVTNRRAKGLDSFLGKVTVVLAILMFLLTLTIAFLFHHLQ, encoded by the coding sequence ATGATTTTTGCAATCGAGATCGCACTCGTCGTCTTGGGCGCACTACTCATCCTGGTCATCCTGCTCCAATCGGGTCGAAGTGCAGGGTTGTCCGGCGTAATTGCCGGCGGTTCAAACCAGGTAACCAATCGCCGGGCGAAGGGGTTAGATTCCTTCCTCGGCAAGGTCACGGTGGTGTTGGCGATCCTCATGTTCTTGTTGACGTTGACTATCGCATTCTTGTTCCACCACCTACAGTGA
- the eno gene encoding phosphopyruvate hydratase, which produces MSEIFDVHAREVLDSRGNPTVEVEVELESGAFGRAIVPSGASTGAHEAVELRDGDKSRYLGKGVLQAVQNVNEIITPELIGEEALDQVGIDQLLIGLDGTPNKGKLGANAILTVSMAVAKAAAEEVGLPLYRYLGGVYAHTLPTPMMNILNGGKHADNTVDIQEFMVVPHGAATFREALRMGAEIFHNLKSVLAGRGLATTVGDEGGFAPNLKTNEEAIQIIVEAIEKAGYKPGEQASIALDVASTELFKDGQYHFEGEGVTRTADELIAYYESLVGKYPIISIEDGLSEDDWAGWQKLTAALGNRVQLVGDDLFVTNTDRLKQGIEQNIGNSILVKVNQIGTLTETFAAIELAKRARYTSIISHRSGESEDTTIADIAVATNAGQIKTGAPSRTDRVAKYNQLLRIEEELGGAAHYAGKSAFVVR; this is translated from the coding sequence ATGTCCGAGATTTTTGACGTACATGCACGTGAAGTATTAGATTCCCGCGGGAACCCGACTGTGGAAGTCGAGGTTGAGCTCGAAAGTGGTGCATTTGGCCGTGCTATCGTTCCATCTGGCGCGTCTACGGGTGCACACGAAGCCGTTGAGCTGCGCGACGGAGACAAGAGCCGCTACCTGGGCAAAGGCGTTCTTCAAGCTGTGCAGAACGTAAACGAGATCATCACGCCAGAACTGATTGGCGAAGAGGCTTTGGACCAAGTGGGCATCGACCAGTTGCTCATCGGCCTCGACGGCACCCCGAACAAGGGTAAGCTCGGTGCGAACGCGATTCTCACCGTGTCCATGGCAGTGGCGAAGGCTGCAGCGGAGGAAGTCGGATTGCCGCTGTACCGCTACCTCGGCGGCGTCTATGCGCACACCTTGCCGACGCCGATGATGAACATCCTGAATGGCGGAAAGCACGCCGATAACACCGTCGACATCCAGGAGTTCATGGTTGTGCCACACGGTGCTGCTACGTTCCGCGAAGCGCTTCGCATGGGCGCTGAGATTTTCCACAACTTGAAGAGCGTGCTCGCAGGCCGTGGTTTGGCGACCACCGTCGGCGACGAAGGCGGTTTTGCACCAAACCTGAAGACGAACGAAGAAGCGATTCAGATCATTGTCGAAGCGATCGAAAAGGCCGGTTACAAACCAGGCGAACAGGCGTCCATAGCCCTCGACGTCGCATCGACGGAGCTGTTCAAAGACGGTCAGTACCACTTTGAAGGCGAAGGCGTAACGCGTACGGCAGATGAACTTATCGCCTACTATGAGAGCCTCGTCGGCAAGTACCCAATCATCTCCATCGAAGACGGCCTCTCCGAGGACGACTGGGCTGGTTGGCAAAAACTCACGGCTGCTCTCGGCAATCGTGTACAGCTCGTCGGCGACGACTTGTTTGTCACCAACACGGATCGCCTGAAGCAGGGCATCGAGCAAAACATCGGCAACTCGATTCTCGTCAAGGTCAACCAAATTGGCACACTGACCGAGACGTTTGCCGCGATCGAGCTCGCCAAGCGCGCTCGCTACACCTCGATCATTTCGCACCGTTCGGGTGAGAGCGAAGATACCACTATCGCGGACATCGCCGTGGCTACCAACGCAGGTCAAATCAAGACCGGCGCTCCAAGCCGTACGGATCGCGTAGCGAAGTACAACCAATTGTTGCGCATTGAGGAAGAGCTCGGCGGCGCTGCACACTACGCCGGCAAATCCGCGTTTGTCGTACGCTGA
- the gpmI gene encoding 2,3-bisphosphoglycerate-independent phosphoglycerate mutase, whose protein sequence is MSEQSFERKSRPSQSGPVALIILDGFGLNPEREGNAVAQANTPTLDKLWETYPHTTLLASGEAVGLPEGQFGNSEVGHSNIGAGRILYQELTKINKAIREGDFFQNEVLKRVMNAAIRNDKTLHLCGLISDGGVHSHIDHALALLRMAAGLDVKKIVLHAFLDGRDTSPKTGVTFIERVQAAMSDLGTGTIGTVVGRYYAMDRDKRWERVSKAYNAMVYGEGEPVRDVVAAIRASYDNGVTDEFVLPIVQVDDKGAPVGNIEEGDSLVFFNFRPDRAIQLSQAFTNDDFDGFDRGSNHPHVDFVSMVKFSDTVGGQIAYPPNSPRNTYGEVVSNAGLRQLRIAETEKFPHVTFFFSGGREQEFPGEERVLINSPKVATYDLKPEMSAYEVADAAAKRLRSGEIDTMILNFANPDMVGHTGVLEAAVKACEAVDTCLNTVLQALAEVNGVALVTADHGNADIMVFPDTQEVCTTHTTNPVPFVITKPGVELREDGVLADLAPTMLQLLGVEQPADMTGKSLITNG, encoded by the coding sequence ATGAGCGAACAGTCGTTTGAACGCAAGTCGCGTCCGAGTCAAAGTGGTCCGGTGGCCTTGATTATCCTCGACGGCTTCGGATTGAATCCGGAGCGGGAGGGCAATGCGGTCGCGCAGGCGAACACCCCCACACTCGACAAACTGTGGGAAACCTATCCCCACACCACGCTGTTGGCGAGCGGTGAGGCAGTAGGTTTGCCAGAAGGGCAGTTCGGAAACTCTGAGGTAGGGCACTCCAATATTGGCGCCGGCCGTATCCTGTACCAAGAGTTGACCAAGATTAACAAGGCGATACGCGAAGGGGACTTCTTCCAGAACGAAGTGCTCAAGCGTGTCATGAATGCAGCTATCCGCAACGACAAGACGTTGCACTTGTGCGGCTTGATCTCGGATGGCGGCGTGCACAGTCACATCGACCACGCGCTGGCTCTGCTTCGGATGGCCGCTGGCCTCGATGTGAAGAAGATCGTGCTGCACGCGTTTCTCGACGGCCGGGACACGTCTCCGAAAACGGGGGTTACATTCATCGAGCGCGTTCAAGCTGCGATGTCCGATCTCGGGACGGGCACCATCGGCACCGTCGTGGGCCGCTACTACGCGATGGATCGCGACAAGCGCTGGGAGCGCGTCAGCAAGGCCTACAACGCGATGGTCTACGGCGAGGGAGAACCGGTGCGCGACGTCGTCGCGGCGATTCGCGCCAGCTACGACAACGGCGTGACGGACGAATTCGTGCTGCCCATCGTCCAAGTCGACGATAAGGGAGCTCCGGTCGGCAACATTGAGGAGGGGGACTCACTCGTCTTCTTCAACTTCCGCCCGGATCGCGCCATTCAGTTGTCGCAGGCGTTTACCAATGACGATTTCGACGGATTTGACCGAGGCAGCAACCACCCTCACGTCGACTTCGTATCGATGGTCAAGTTCAGCGACACGGTCGGAGGGCAAATCGCGTACCCGCCGAACAGCCCGCGCAATACATACGGCGAGGTCGTGTCGAATGCGGGACTTCGGCAGTTGCGCATCGCCGAGACGGAGAAGTTTCCGCACGTGACGTTCTTCTTCTCGGGAGGACGCGAGCAGGAGTTCCCGGGCGAAGAGCGGGTTCTCATCAACTCGCCGAAGGTCGCCACGTACGACTTGAAGCCAGAGATGAGCGCCTACGAAGTTGCCGATGCGGCTGCCAAACGGTTGCGAAGCGGCGAGATCGACACGATGATCCTCAACTTTGCAAACCCGGATATGGTTGGTCACACGGGTGTGCTTGAAGCGGCTGTCAAGGCGTGTGAGGCGGTCGATACGTGTCTCAACACGGTGCTGCAGGCGCTCGCTGAAGTGAACGGGGTCGCACTGGTGACAGCCGATCACGGCAACGCCGATATTATGGTTTTCCCGGATACTCAGGAAGTGTGCACGACGCACACGACCAATCCAGTACCGTTTGTCATCACAAAGCCGGGTGTGGAGCTTCGCGAAGACGGCGTCCTCGCCGATCTGGCGCCGACCATGCTCCAATTGCTAGGCGTTGAACAGCCTGCTGATATGACAGGAAAGAGTTTGATCACAAACGGTTGA
- the tpiA gene encoding triose-phosphate isomerase yields MARTPLLMGNWKMYKTVAQARAFAEALGQQSSALHGGVEYAICAPFTTLHVLRVMLPAQVKIGAQNVYPQKEGAYTGEIAPMMLAEFGTQYVLAGHSERRTLFGESDQMINHKVRAIVENDMVPVLCVGENLSQKESGQTQAIVAGQVVQGLAGLSASDVARAVIAYEPVWAIGSGKTATAEDAEVVAKEIRNLIAEQIDASAAVSVRILYGGSVKPNNIASFLQQPNIDGALVGGASLEASSFADMASAIGGAL; encoded by the coding sequence GTGGCGAGAACACCTCTACTTATGGGAAACTGGAAAATGTACAAGACGGTTGCACAAGCGCGGGCGTTCGCCGAGGCGCTCGGACAACAGTCATCTGCACTGCACGGTGGCGTGGAATACGCCATTTGCGCTCCCTTTACCACGCTCCACGTACTGCGCGTGATGTTGCCTGCACAAGTGAAGATCGGCGCGCAAAACGTGTACCCTCAGAAAGAAGGGGCGTACACCGGCGAGATCGCACCGATGATGCTTGCAGAATTCGGGACGCAATATGTCCTGGCTGGACATTCCGAGCGCCGCACGCTGTTCGGTGAATCCGATCAGATGATCAACCACAAAGTACGTGCCATTGTCGAGAACGACATGGTTCCTGTTCTCTGCGTTGGGGAAAACCTATCGCAAAAGGAGAGCGGCCAAACGCAGGCGATTGTGGCCGGTCAGGTCGTGCAGGGCTTAGCGGGGCTCTCTGCGTCCGACGTGGCTCGGGCGGTCATCGCCTACGAGCCGGTATGGGCTATCGGGTCTGGCAAGACGGCCACCGCTGAAGACGCCGAGGTCGTGGCCAAGGAGATCCGCAACCTGATCGCGGAACAGATCGACGCATCAGCGGCAGTGAGCGTCCGCATTTTGTACGGCGGCAGCGTCAAGCCAAACAACATCGCGTCTTTCCTACAACAACCGAACATCGACGGCGCATTGGTGGGCGGCGCAAGCTTGGAAGCTTCGTCGTTTGCGGACATGGCGTCGGCAATCGGAGGTGCGCTCTGA
- a CDS encoding phosphoglycerate kinase produces MAKKTIEDVQWQGKRALVRVDFNVPMNDRGEITDDTRVRAAIPTITYLSQHGARVILMSHLGRPKGERNEKYSLRPVANHLQELLKGIRVSFADDCIGDTAKAAVEALTDGDVLVLENVRFYAGEEKNDEELAKAFAELGDVFVGDAFGTAHRAHASTAGIAAYLPSVAGFLMEKEVGIMGEALASPKRPFVAIIGGAKVSDKINVIENLLPKVDALLIGGGMANTFLAVQGNDMAKSLVEADALETAKRLLDVAKEHNSRLLLPTDVIAAKAFAADAEHAVRKVSELAADEMALDIGPDSIALFQAEIKAAKTVIWNGPMGVFEMPAFAKGTFAIAEAMVEADATTIVGGGDSVAAVEQAGVADKMTHVSTGGGASLEFLEGKKLPGVAVLEDK; encoded by the coding sequence GTGGCTAAGAAGACCATTGAAGACGTACAGTGGCAAGGAAAGCGCGCACTCGTTCGGGTCGATTTTAACGTCCCGATGAACGATCGTGGTGAGATTACGGACGATACTCGCGTCCGCGCGGCTATCCCGACGATTACATACTTATCGCAACACGGCGCACGGGTCATCCTGATGAGTCACCTTGGACGCCCGAAAGGGGAGCGCAACGAAAAATACTCTCTGCGCCCTGTAGCCAACCACCTGCAGGAACTGCTCAAAGGCATCCGCGTCTCGTTTGCCGACGACTGTATCGGTGACACCGCAAAAGCGGCAGTCGAGGCGCTCACGGATGGCGACGTCCTCGTGCTCGAGAACGTCCGCTTCTACGCAGGGGAAGAAAAGAATGACGAAGAGCTGGCGAAGGCATTTGCAGAGCTCGGCGACGTGTTTGTCGGCGATGCATTTGGGACGGCCCACCGCGCTCACGCATCCACCGCTGGCATTGCGGCGTACCTGCCGAGTGTAGCTGGATTCCTCATGGAGAAGGAAGTCGGCATCATGGGAGAGGCGCTAGCCAGCCCGAAGCGCCCATTCGTCGCGATCATCGGCGGCGCAAAGGTGTCAGACAAGATAAACGTCATCGAGAACTTGTTGCCAAAGGTCGACGCGCTGCTCATCGGCGGTGGCATGGCCAACACGTTCCTTGCCGTTCAGGGGAACGACATGGCCAAGTCCCTCGTCGAAGCGGATGCCCTAGAGACGGCTAAGCGCTTGCTCGACGTCGCCAAAGAGCACAACAGCCGGCTTCTGTTGCCGACCGACGTCATCGCGGCCAAGGCGTTTGCCGCGGATGCAGAGCACGCCGTACGCAAGGTAAGCGAGTTGGCGGCCGACGAGATGGCTCTTGATATCGGTCCAGACAGCATCGCGTTGTTCCAAGCCGAAATCAAGGCTGCCAAGACAGTGATTTGGAACGGGCCGATGGGTGTGTTTGAAATGCCGGCGTTCGCCAAAGGCACATTTGCCATTGCTGAGGCGATGGTCGAAGCCGACGCTACGACGATCGTCGGCGGTGGAGACTCTGTCGCTGCAGTCGAGCAAGCTGGCGTGGCGGACAAGATGACACACGTGTCCACGGGCGGCGGAGCCTCTCTTGAATTCCTCGAAGGAAAGAAACTGCCTGGCGTAGCGGTACTCGAGGACAAGTAA
- a CDS encoding pyrroline-5-carboxylate reductase dimerization domain-containing protein, whose product MQIGIVGTGQMGGMLARAFAETASENVYVYNRSRAKAESVAADLTNVIVCDDWETLIERVDAVFLCTKGKDGLSLVKTLGPLLRSDQLLVTTISNIDLDRWRELTPATPVKLIPSLTQTVHRGMMLLSYPRDVPGQQKTELENRLCQIGKPLIIDEGQVRVCSDLASCGPAFLVSICQSWAQAAAQTGSLERSTAEMILKEMLIGLAALLDSGMQFDDVVEKIRVPGGVTDRGIVSMEDLPVRLFTRLHAETARYAQAGQRSSIPAPLPSSGG is encoded by the coding sequence TTGCAGATTGGAATAGTGGGAACGGGACAAATGGGCGGCATGCTCGCACGCGCGTTCGCCGAAACGGCGTCGGAGAACGTGTACGTATACAACCGTTCCCGCGCGAAAGCGGAGTCCGTCGCAGCCGATTTGACCAATGTGATCGTCTGTGATGATTGGGAGACCCTCATCGAACGAGTAGATGCGGTGTTTTTGTGTACGAAAGGCAAGGACGGGTTGAGCCTCGTCAAGACACTGGGCCCTCTGCTCAGATCTGACCAACTGCTCGTCACGACTATCAGCAATATCGATCTCGACCGCTGGCGCGAACTCACCCCGGCGACACCGGTCAAACTGATCCCGAGTCTAACGCAGACTGTTCATCGTGGGATGATGTTGCTCTCCTATCCCCGCGATGTCCCGGGGCAGCAAAAGACCGAACTCGAGAACCGGCTCTGCCAGATCGGTAAACCGCTCATCATCGACGAAGGCCAGGTTCGCGTCTGTTCTGACTTAGCGAGTTGCGGCCCGGCGTTTCTGGTTTCAATTTGTCAATCTTGGGCGCAAGCCGCGGCCCAGACCGGTTCTTTGGAGCGAAGCACGGCCGAGATGATCCTCAAGGAAATGCTGATCGGACTAGCGGCTCTGCTCGACTCCGGCATGCAGTTTGACGACGTGGTCGAGAAAATTCGCGTCCCGGGTGGCGTGACGGATCGGGGAATCGTCTCGATGGAGGACCTCCCCGTACGTTTATTTACTAGGCTGCACGCGGAGACGGCCAGGTACGCCCAAGCCGGTCAGCGATCATCGATTCCCGCCCCGCTCCCGTCCTCCGGGGGATGA
- a CDS encoding ATP-binding protein — protein sequence MSLAMNQSRLTASKPTIRRRVEPSQLQISAHDAQVRAVEVAPSRHFAEPFRQMICNFFTGMPWSFPFLVFFLDSNDVILDVIGPTNALSAELAQRLPGMVLDGIQDRSTGQIYASGEVKPLRLSELGGDWRSAIAEFSEPKALAECKVVLSIPSALPWVQLQSSLGTSVYALQQLCSLSMAPPEQLGGNSMRPAVDKGEKIDTKLTEFEKNRSLASLSAGIAHEIRNPLTTARGFLQLFEQRCEPADKKFVELTIRELDRIHALLQDFMGMARPDDESTQLVDIRELTHSVYQFLRPEATLCGVLLNYDVPSSCVLLSVQADRIKQVLINLLQNAVHACDKDGEVHVSLRDFSDHATITIRDNGCGISDMHQLFRPFQTTKSNGTGLGMFVSKHIIEAHRGHLQVDSTVGEGTTVTVYLPRG from the coding sequence TTGAGCCTTGCGATGAATCAATCTAGGTTGACGGCCTCAAAACCAACCATCCGTCGAAGAGTTGAACCGAGCCAACTGCAGATTTCGGCACACGATGCGCAAGTTCGTGCAGTGGAAGTGGCTCCGTCGCGCCATTTTGCAGAGCCTTTCCGCCAGATGATCTGCAACTTCTTTACAGGGATGCCGTGGTCGTTTCCATTTCTCGTCTTTTTTCTCGATAGCAACGACGTAATCCTCGACGTGATCGGACCGACGAACGCGTTATCCGCTGAACTAGCCCAGAGATTGCCCGGTATGGTACTAGATGGAATACAGGACAGGTCTACCGGACAGATCTACGCTTCCGGCGAAGTGAAGCCGCTTCGGCTATCCGAACTCGGCGGGGATTGGCGCAGTGCGATCGCCGAATTCAGCGAACCCAAGGCGCTCGCAGAGTGCAAAGTCGTCCTCTCCATCCCGTCCGCATTGCCCTGGGTGCAGCTTCAGAGCAGCTTAGGGACGTCTGTCTACGCACTTCAACAACTCTGCTCCCTATCGATGGCGCCGCCGGAACAACTCGGTGGTAACTCAATGCGTCCTGCCGTCGACAAGGGCGAAAAAATAGACACGAAGTTGACAGAATTCGAGAAGAATCGGTCGCTGGCATCACTGAGCGCCGGCATCGCGCACGAAATTCGAAATCCGCTTACCACCGCCCGCGGCTTTCTCCAGCTCTTCGAACAGCGCTGCGAGCCTGCCGATAAAAAGTTTGTCGAACTGACGATCCGCGAATTGGATAGAATTCACGCGTTGCTCCAAGACTTTATGGGTATGGCACGCCCAGACGACGAATCCACGCAGTTGGTGGACATCAGGGAACTAACGCACTCGGTGTACCAATTTCTGCGCCCTGAAGCGACGTTGTGCGGAGTGCTGTTGAACTACGATGTACCATCCTCCTGCGTGCTTCTGTCGGTCCAGGCGGACCGGATCAAACAGGTGCTGATCAACCTGTTGCAAAACGCCGTTCACGCTTGTGACAAAGACGGGGAAGTCCACGTGAGCCTGCGCGATTTTTCCGATCACGCCACCATCACGATCCGCGACAACGGCTGTGGCATTTCGGACATGCACCAACTGTTCCGCCCGTTTCAAACGACGAAATCGAACGGGACAGGCCTTGGTATGTTCGTCAGCAAACACATCATCGAGGCGCACCGCGGACATCTTCAGGTCGATTCGACTGTAGGCGAGGGAACCACTGTAACCGTCTACTTACCTCGAGGCTAG
- the pepF gene encoding oligoendopeptidase F, with the protein MFSAKRDLPLPLFKAEAEHSKKVRTRSEIDEQYKWDLKAIYASDEDWEKDAQKLEQLVAQFAAMQGTLNESSGQLLAAFRLQDEIGQVSGKLYVYAKMHLDEDTSNGAAQALQDKAYGLLVKAQSAMAFFVPEILSIDSNRLEEMLQENQDLQLYRFALQEITREKEHVLSPEQEQLLASFGEVLNAPSDIFSMFNNADMVFPSIRDEDGEEVEITHGLYIQLLESKNREVRKNAFEAVYATYAKHRNTVGAIYAANVKRGVVNARVRNFPSARAASLSSDNVPVAVYDNLVNTVHEFLPSLHKYLKLRAKVLGLNDLQMYDLYTPMVQDVDWRVKYDAAKQTVLTAVQVLGDDYRQIAQNGLNSRWVDVYENKGKRSGAYSWGTYGTHPYMLLNYHDSLDNMFTLAHELGHSMHSYFSRKTQPYVYSDYTIFVAEVASTCNEALLLDHLLKTTDDKAKRAYLLNHQLETIRGTLYRQTMFAEFEKMTHEHVEEGGALTTEWLDETYYGLNQEFFGPACNVNEQIAYEWMRIPHFYTPFYVYKYATGISAAIALSRRILSEGEAARKDYLAFLSSGSSDYSIELLRKAGVDMESPEPVREALREFDRLVDELAALVE; encoded by the coding sequence ATGTTCAGCGCGAAAAGGGATCTGCCTCTGCCACTCTTCAAAGCGGAAGCAGAACATTCGAAAAAGGTACGTACCCGCAGCGAGATCGACGAACAGTACAAGTGGGATCTCAAGGCCATTTACGCGAGCGACGAGGATTGGGAGAAGGACGCCCAAAAACTAGAACAGTTGGTCGCTCAGTTCGCGGCGATGCAAGGTACCTTGAACGAATCCAGTGGACAGTTGCTCGCTGCGTTCCGGCTGCAAGATGAAATCGGCCAGGTCTCTGGGAAACTGTACGTATACGCCAAAATGCATCTCGATGAAGATACGTCCAATGGTGCGGCGCAGGCGCTCCAGGACAAGGCGTATGGACTGCTCGTGAAAGCGCAGTCGGCTATGGCGTTTTTCGTCCCGGAAATCCTCTCCATCGACTCCAACCGATTAGAGGAGATGCTGCAGGAAAATCAGGATTTACAGCTGTACCGCTTTGCTTTGCAGGAGATCACGCGGGAAAAAGAACACGTCTTGAGTCCTGAGCAGGAGCAATTGCTCGCGTCGTTCGGCGAGGTATTAAACGCGCCAAGCGACATCTTCTCCATGTTCAATAACGCTGACATGGTGTTTCCAAGCATCCGCGACGAGGACGGCGAAGAAGTCGAAATCACGCACGGGCTCTACATTCAGTTGTTGGAGAGCAAAAACCGGGAAGTCCGCAAGAACGCGTTTGAAGCGGTGTACGCCACGTACGCCAAGCACCGGAACACGGTTGGCGCCATCTATGCGGCCAACGTGAAGCGCGGCGTCGTCAATGCGCGCGTCCGCAACTTTCCGTCGGCACGCGCTGCTTCGTTGAGCTCCGACAACGTCCCGGTGGCTGTCTACGACAACTTGGTCAACACCGTTCACGAGTTCTTGCCTTCGTTGCACAAGTACTTGAAGCTGCGCGCCAAGGTGCTCGGCCTGAACGACCTGCAAATGTACGATCTCTACACGCCCATGGTTCAAGACGTCGATTGGCGCGTCAAGTACGATGCTGCGAAGCAGACGGTGCTCACGGCCGTGCAGGTGCTTGGCGACGATTACCGCCAGATTGCACAGAACGGCCTGAACAGCCGCTGGGTGGACGTGTATGAGAACAAAGGCAAGCGGAGCGGCGCTTATTCCTGGGGTACATACGGCACCCACCCGTACATGCTGCTCAACTACCACGACTCGTTGGATAACATGTTCACACTCGCGCACGAACTGGGTCACTCGATGCACAGTTACTTCTCGAGAAAGACACAGCCGTACGTCTATTCCGACTACACCATCTTCGTGGCAGAAGTCGCGTCCACGTGTAACGAGGCGCTACTCCTCGATCATCTCCTCAAGACCACGGACGACAAGGCGAAGCGAGCTTACTTGCTGAATCACCAGTTAGAGACGATTCGGGGGACGCTCTATCGCCAGACCATGTTCGCCGAATTTGAAAAGATGACGCACGAACACGTCGAAGAGGGTGGCGCACTCACGACCGAGTGGCTCGATGAAACGTACTACGGCCTGAATCAAGAGTTTTTTGGTCCGGCATGCAACGTCAACGAGCAGATTGCGTATGAGTGGATGCGGATACCGCATTTTTACACGCCGTTTTACGTCTACAAATACGCGACAGGCATCTCGGCCGCCATCGCGCTGTCGCGCCGGATTCTCAGCGAGGGCGAAGCTGCGCGCAAAGACTATCTGGCGTTTCTCTCCTCCGGAAGCTCCGACTATTCGATCGAGCTTCTGCGCAAGGCCGGCGTCGACATGGAGTCGCCTGAACCCGTTCGCGAGGCGCTTCGCGAGTTCGATCGACTTGTCGATGAGTTGGCTGCATTGGTCGAGTGA
- a CDS encoding pyrimidine-nucleoside phosphorylase, which yields MRAVDVIDKKRRGLALSKQELQALMDGYLKGDVPDYQMSAFLMAVVWRGMTTQEMADFTQLMASSGDELDLRGIPGMKVDKHSTGGVGDKTTLILGPLLASIGVPVAKMSGRGLGHTGGTIDKLESIPGFQTSLTTQAFIDQVTQIGVAVAGQSGDLAPADKRIYALRDVTATVESIPLIASSIMSKKLASGANAIVLDVKVGSGAFMKTEGDARRLARTMVGIGNRAGRQTVAVLSSMEEPLGRAIGNALEVKEAIATLMHRGPDDLTEVCLTLGAEMAVLAGAAKSPEEAREMLIQALDDGSALAKFKQFVAAQGGDPSIVDEPDKLPTAPVVQQLRANRGGYVSSLEALPFGEAAMRLGAGRATKEDVINPAVGVVVQVSVGQRVEAGDVLVEVHADSESAASACLLELTDTVVLSETPVERPKLILGYVRNGDDDGDEELLQAALQAREKAYVPYSGFAVGAALRTADGRIVTGANIENASFGLTNCAERSAVFSLMSARTEPDVAIAGVAVVADSPDPVAPCGACRQVLAEFCSPNTPVLLANLHHDIKKTTVGELLPGAFTPEQMAYAQPDSER from the coding sequence ATGCGAGCCGTTGATGTCATCGACAAAAAACGCCGCGGGCTTGCGTTGTCGAAGCAAGAACTGCAAGCACTGATGGATGGTTACCTGAAGGGTGATGTGCCGGACTACCAGATGAGCGCATTTTTGATGGCGGTGGTTTGGCGGGGGATGACTACACAGGAAATGGCCGACTTTACACAATTGATGGCCTCATCCGGGGACGAGTTAGACCTTCGTGGCATTCCTGGTATGAAAGTAGATAAACATAGTACGGGGGGCGTCGGAGACAAGACGACGCTGATTCTCGGTCCGCTGCTCGCCTCCATTGGCGTTCCGGTCGCAAAAATGTCGGGGCGGGGACTTGGTCATACTGGTGGGACGATCGATAAGCTCGAGTCCATTCCAGGCTTCCAAACGTCTCTTACGACGCAAGCCTTTATCGATCAGGTCACACAAATCGGCGTTGCCGTAGCTGGCCAATCGGGCGATTTGGCGCCGGCAGACAAGCGTATCTACGCCTTGCGCGACGTGACGGCGACGGTCGAATCCATCCCGCTGATCGCGAGTTCGATTATGAGTAAGAAGTTGGCGAGCGGAGCCAATGCGATCGTACTAGACGTCAAAGTGGGCAGTGGAGCCTTCATGAAGACAGAGGGCGACGCTCGGCGGTTGGCGAGAACGATGGTCGGGATTGGGAATCGCGCTGGACGTCAGACGGTTGCGGTCCTATCGAGCATGGAGGAGCCGCTCGGGCGCGCCATCGGCAATGCACTCGAGGTCAAAGAGGCGATCGCCACCCTCATGCACCGAGGCCCCGACGATTTGACAGAGGTGTGCCTCACGCTGGGCGCCGAGATGGCGGTGTTGGCTGGAGCGGCGAAAAGCCCTGAAGAGGCTAGGGAGATGTTGATTCAGGCGCTTGACGATGGTTCGGCGTTGGCGAAGTTCAAACAGTTTGTCGCGGCACAGGGCGGCGACCCATCGATCGTAGACGAGCCAGACAAACTTCCGACGGCACCGGTTGTTCAACAACTTCGGGCGAACCGAGGCGGTTACGTGTCGTCGCTCGAAGCGTTGCCATTCGGAGAAGCAGCTATGCGCTTAGGCGCCGGTCGGGCGACGAAGGAAGACGTCATCAATCCAGCTGTCGGCGTCGTCGTTCAGGTGTCGGTAGGTCAGCGAGTAGAGGCTGGCGACGTACTGGTTGAAGTCCACGCGGACAGCGAGTCTGCCGCGAGCGCGTGCCTGTTGGAACTGACGGACACAGTAGTGCTCAGTGAAACGCCAGTCGAACGGCCGAAGCTCATTCTCGGATACGTCCGAAACGGTGACGACGACGGCGATGAAGAGTTGCTGCAAGCCGCTTTGCAAGCCCGCGAAAAGGCGTACGTTCCCTATTCGGGATTTGCCGTCGGGGCGGCCTTGCGCACTGCCGACGGGCGGATTGTCACTGGGGCGAACATCGAAAACGCGTCCTTTGGCCTGACCAACTGCGCCGAGCGAAGTGCGGTGTTTTCCCTGATGAGTGCCCGGACAGAGCCAGACGTGGCCATTGCGGGCGTCGCCGTCGTCGCGGATTCTCCAGATCCGGTGGCGCCGTGTGGGGCATGTCGCCAAGTGTTAGCTGAGTTCTGCTCGCCAAATACGCCTGTGCTTCTAGCGAACCTGCACCACGACATCAAGAAGACGACTGTGGGTGAGCTCTTGCCAGGTGCGTTTACGCCAGAACAGATGGCGTACGCCCAACCGGATTCGGAGAGATAA